A genomic window from Brachyspira sp. SAP_772 includes:
- a CDS encoding GldG family protein — MTKRKDRIITFIFVLVIIVLINAIVNQFTPFIDLTKDKIYSLSSGSKSLVKSLKEPLSVKFFLTPNLPPPFSTYEKYIKDLFAEYKSAAGKNISFEIIDASTNTTMANQYGITSTQISVLEKDQTSSKITYMGLAFIYGDSIESIPFVRSTEGLEYNIDTIIRKLIDKNDKLSRLENNLNVYYISSPEIYELLPIGAIELIPDSIMQAVTEANKNLMNKVVFTHVDMSTPNQENEEIIKKLNIHKLEWQDIKDTDGSIIVPKGSGYFSLVLENGDDVLELSTSSILYGDFTGITDEISKGIDSMLGLKANIGYIQGHDEPNTIDIPVQYGGNPDDAYISVSRYVSEIEANYNFQTINLNTQDIPSTMDALIVLGSLTPFTDAELYKLDQFIMSGKPVLFMVNGAHIDENDPNAQMYGPRLTAATNRLNEILPNYGLSLATNMIFDDNAYMAQLQEGMPEQKLYYIPLIIPENINSKSDITKSINLMLTPLSSEVLINSNDAKITPLFYSSDKSWIETNNFASSMSGMPKDSNLLSRRLIGAISQGSMTSAFEGKDIPIQSKNINIANVNRLNSTTSGRVIVVGSPDMARNSGFDANKIFLMNMIDYMVGDTALMDIRRKGAIFNPPYQVPESIKMAVRFINIVIVPLIVILFGVMLWRSDKNRRKKIFEKFNNGEEK, encoded by the coding sequence ATGACTAAGAGAAAAGATAGAATAATAACTTTTATTTTTGTACTTGTGATTATTGTTTTAATAAACGCTATAGTTAATCAATTTACACCTTTTATAGATTTAACTAAAGATAAAATTTATTCTTTAAGCAGCGGCAGTAAGTCTTTGGTTAAGAGTTTAAAAGAGCCTTTAAGTGTAAAGTTCTTTTTAACACCGAATCTTCCTCCTCCTTTTTCTACTTATGAAAAATATATAAAAGATTTATTTGCAGAATATAAATCAGCAGCAGGAAAAAATATAAGCTTTGAAATAATAGATGCCTCTACAAATACAACAATGGCAAATCAATATGGAATCACTTCCACTCAAATAAGTGTTTTAGAAAAAGACCAAACAAGCAGCAAAATAACATATATGGGCTTAGCATTTATATATGGTGATTCTATAGAGTCTATACCTTTTGTAAGGTCTACTGAAGGTTTAGAATATAATATTGATACAATCATAAGAAAGCTTATTGATAAAAATGATAAATTAAGCAGATTAGAAAATAATTTAAATGTTTATTATATATCTTCTCCAGAAATTTATGAATTGCTTCCTATTGGTGCTATTGAGTTAATACCAGACAGCATAATGCAGGCTGTAACAGAAGCTAATAAAAATTTAATGAATAAGGTAGTTTTTACACATGTTGATATGTCTACTCCAAATCAAGAAAATGAAGAGATAATAAAAAAACTTAATATACATAAATTAGAATGGCAAGATATAAAAGATACTGATGGAAGCATTATCGTTCCAAAAGGAAGCGGATATTTTTCTTTAGTTTTAGAAAATGGGGATGATGTATTAGAACTTTCTACTTCTTCAATACTCTATGGAGATTTTACAGGCATCACAGATGAGATTTCTAAAGGCATAGACAGCATGCTTGGCTTAAAGGCTAATATTGGTTATATTCAAGGGCATGATGAACCTAATACTATAGATATACCAGTTCAATACGGTGGCAATCCAGATGATGCTTATATTAGTGTAAGCAGATATGTATCAGAAATAGAGGCTAATTATAATTTTCAAACTATAAATTTAAATACTCAGGATATTCCTTCTACAATGGATGCTTTGATAGTTTTAGGAAGCCTTACTCCTTTTACTGATGCAGAATTATATAAATTAGATCAATTTATAATGAGCGGTAAGCCAGTATTATTTATGGTTAATGGGGCTCATATAGATGAGAATGACCCTAATGCACAAATGTATGGACCTCGTTTAACTGCTGCTACTAATAGGTTAAATGAAATACTTCCAAATTATGGGCTTTCTTTAGCTACAAATATGATATTTGATGATAATGCCTATATGGCTCAATTACAAGAGGGTATGCCTGAACAAAAATTATATTATATACCGCTTATAATTCCTGAAAATATTAATTCCAAAAGTGATATAACTAAAAGTATTAATTTAATGCTTACTCCTTTATCTAGTGAAGTATTAATTAACAGCAATGATGCTAAAATTACACCATTATTTTATTCTAGTGATAAGAGTTGGATTGAAACTAATAATTTTGCTTCCTCTATGAGCGGTATGCCGAAAGACAGTAATTTACTTTCTAGAAGACTTATAGGGGCAATATCACAGGGCAGTATGACTAGTGCTTTTGAAGGCAAGGATATTCCTATTCAGTCTAAAAATATTAATATAGCAAATGTTAATAGATTAAACTCCACAACAAGCGGAAGGGTTATAGTTGTTGGTTCTCCTGATATGGCAAGAAACAGCGGTTTTGATGCTAATAAAATTTTCTTAATGAATATGATTGATTATATGGTGGGGGACACTGCTCTTATGGATATAAGAAGAAAAGGGGCAATATTTAATCCTCCTTATCAAGTGCCTGAAAGCATAAAGATGGCTGTGAGATTTATTAATATAGTGATTGTTCCTTTGATTGTTATATTGTTTGGTGTGATGTTGTGGCGTAGTGATAAAAACAGAAGAAAGAAAATATTTGAGAAATTTAATAATGGCGAAGAAAAATAA
- a CDS encoding YggS family pyridoxal phosphate-dependent enzyme, which translates to MDRDTIKNKYDSIIENINSLKDKYNVNYDISIVAVSKYSPIETIKEFLSLNINLPLGESKAQSLRDRAEELNKDYDNITWHFIGRIQSNKVKYIVRYADLIQSVDSIEIAEYVNKEAIKNNKVQDILLQFNISNEEQKGGFNLTDYNMVYDKIKNLSNVNIKGLMGISLKVDNDFEIEKEFETLNEVFMKLKDKNISILSMGMTNDYHLAIKHGSNMVRIGSGFLGYS; encoded by the coding sequence ATGGATAGAGATACTATTAAAAATAAATATGATTCTATAATAGAGAATATAAATTCACTTAAAGATAAATATAATGTAAATTATGATATAAGTATTGTAGCAGTTAGTAAATATTCGCCAATAGAAACTATAAAAGAGTTTTTGTCTTTGAATATTAATTTGCCGTTAGGAGAATCTAAAGCTCAAAGTTTAAGGGATAGGGCAGAGGAGCTTAATAAAGATTATGATAATATAACTTGGCACTTTATAGGAAGAATACAATCAAACAAAGTAAAATATATAGTAAGATATGCTGATTTAATACAAAGTGTGGACAGTATTGAAATTGCTGAATATGTAAACAAAGAAGCTATAAAAAATAACAAAGTTCAAGATATATTGCTGCAATTTAATATAAGCAATGAAGAGCAAAAAGGCGGATTTAATTTAACTGATTATAATATGGTGTATGATAAAATAAAAAACTTATCGAATGTTAATATAAAAGGACTTATGGGAATATCATTAAAAGTTGATAATGATTTTGAGATAGAAAAAGAGTTTGAAACTCTAAATGAAGTCTTTATGAAGTTAAAAGATAAAAATATATCAATACTTTCAATGGGTATGACCAATGATTATCACTTAGCTATAAAGCATGGCTCTAATATGGTTAGAATAGGAAGCGGTTTTCTAGGATATTCTTAA
- the radA gene encoding DNA repair protein RadA produces MAKKNNTVFVCENCGESTINWMGKCPSCGSWNSLKPFTEPEESKIKTVKNAPSTDKAQLTSIKKIKTSDNIRISTNIDELNRVLGGGIVSGSVILIGGEPGIGKSTLLLQVASNIAKKEKVYYFTGEESLEQIKLRADRLLLEDSDFLISSESNCDNIINTLLDEPPTLAIIDSIQTIYSPSTNSIAGSPAQIKNCAWALMQTAKIKNITIFLVGHITKEGTIAGPKILEHIVDCVLYFEGDDKGIYRILRAVKNRYGAVDEVGIFEMVESGLMEVKDPSKVFTRSLNEAVFAGSVITPVIEGSRVFCVEQEALVGSSAFGYPRRLTIGYDQYRLLIIIAILEKRCHINLSNQDVYINIANGLNVKETASDISIAMAIVSSMYGIAIQRTTAYIGELGLSGEVRPVRFIERRIKEMKKFSLKEVYISKRAVKELSKSIEGVKIIGIDHISEAIKMLGVS; encoded by the coding sequence ATGGCGAAGAAAAATAATACAGTATTTGTTTGTGAAAATTGCGGTGAGAGTACTATAAATTGGATGGGTAAATGCCCTTCCTGCGGTTCTTGGAATAGCCTAAAGCCTTTTACAGAACCAGAAGAAAGCAAAATAAAAACAGTAAAAAATGCACCCTCCACAGACAAAGCACAATTAACTTCAATAAAAAAAATAAAAACTTCTGATAATATAAGAATATCAACTAATATAGATGAACTTAATAGAGTATTAGGAGGCGGAATTGTATCGGGCAGTGTGATACTTATAGGAGGGGAACCCGGAATTGGTAAGTCAACTCTCCTTTTACAAGTAGCTTCAAATATTGCTAAAAAAGAAAAGGTTTATTATTTTACAGGTGAAGAATCTCTTGAACAAATAAAGTTAAGGGCAGATAGGCTTTTATTAGAAGATTCAGATTTTTTAATATCATCAGAGTCAAATTGCGATAATATAATAAACACTCTTTTAGATGAACCTCCAACACTTGCTATAATAGACTCTATTCAAACAATATACAGCCCATCTACAAACAGTATAGCAGGCTCACCAGCACAAATAAAAAACTGTGCTTGGGCATTGATGCAAACAGCGAAGATAAAAAACATAACAATATTTTTGGTAGGTCATATCACAAAAGAAGGCACTATAGCAGGACCAAAAATATTAGAGCATATTGTAGACTGCGTGTTATATTTTGAAGGCGATGATAAAGGTATATATAGGATATTAAGAGCTGTGAAAAATCGTTATGGGGCTGTTGATGAGGTTGGAATATTTGAGATGGTAGAAAGTGGACTTATGGAGGTAAAAGATCCTTCAAAAGTTTTTACTCGTTCTCTTAATGAAGCTGTATTTGCTGGAAGTGTTATAACTCCTGTAATAGAAGGAAGTAGGGTATTTTGTGTAGAGCAAGAGGCTTTGGTTGGAAGCAGTGCTTTTGGTTATCCTAGAAGGCTTACTATAGGCTACGACCAATATAGACTTCTTATCATCATTGCTATATTAGAAAAAAGATGTCATATAAATCTTTCTAATCAAGATGTTTATATTAATATTGCAAATGGTCTTAATGTTAAAGAGACTGCTAGTGATATTTCTATTGCTATGGCTATAGTGTCAAGTATGTACGGCATAGCTATTCAGAGAACTACAGCATATATTGGAGAATTGGGGCTTTCGGGAGAGGTGAGACCTGTGAGGTTTATTGAAAGACGCATAAAAGAAATGAAGAAATTTTCCCTTAAAGAAGTTTATATTTCAAAGAGAGCTGTAAAAGAATTAAGTAAATCCATAGAAGGTGTTAAGATTATAGGAATAGACCATATTTCTGAAGCTATAAAAATGCTTGGTGTGTCATAA
- a CDS encoding S-methyl-5-thioribose-1-phosphate isomerase, with translation MERKDYDLPFLLRYENVAWYENKKVRILDRRIYPTEISFVECYSYKEVAEAIYNMVTQSAGPYTACAMGMALAASEVENKTEKEQIEFLTNASNVLANSRPTTANRYRIITESALEAAKKALKEGKSPVEAIFNNAIESLNRRYSIMEEVGTYLIKLVENNASILTQCFGETIVGMMCRAAKKENKTFKAYCLETRPYFQGARLTSSCFYESGIDVTVITDNMAAYVMQKGAVNIFTSAADTITRDGYIANKIGTLQAAILADKFEIPYYVTGIPDKDKNKGSDIVIEERDPELVLSYRGIPNTLKGVKGIYPSFDVTPPKLISAVVTDKGIYSPYNLEEYFETETRDFY, from the coding sequence ATGGAAAGAAAAGATTATGATTTGCCTTTTTTGTTGAGATACGAAAATGTTGCTTGGTATGAAAACAAAAAAGTAAGAATATTAGACAGAAGAATATATCCGACAGAAATTAGTTTTGTTGAATGTTATAGTTATAAAGAAGTGGCTGAGGCTATATATAACATGGTTACTCAGAGTGCTGGACCTTATACGGCTTGTGCTATGGGTATGGCTTTGGCAGCTAGTGAAGTTGAAAATAAAACAGAAAAAGAACAAATTGAGTTTTTAACTAATGCTTCTAATGTACTCGCAAACTCTAGACCAACTACTGCAAACAGATATAGAATCATAACAGAATCTGCATTAGAGGCAGCTAAAAAAGCATTAAAAGAAGGCAAAAGCCCAGTAGAAGCTATTTTTAATAATGCAATAGAATCTCTAAACAGAAGATATTCCATCATGGAAGAGGTTGGAACATATTTAATAAAACTAGTAGAAAATAATGCTTCTATATTAACTCAATGTTTTGGAGAGACTATTGTAGGAATGATGTGTAGAGCAGCAAAAAAAGAAAACAAAACTTTTAAAGCATATTGTTTAGAGACTCGTCCATATTTTCAAGGGGCAAGACTTACCTCTTCTTGTTTTTATGAAAGCGGTATAGATGTAACAGTTATTACTGATAATATGGCAGCATATGTTATGCAAAAAGGTGCTGTAAATATATTTACTTCAGCAGCAGACACAATCACAAGAGATGGATATATTGCAAACAAAATAGGAACTCTTCAAGCTGCAATATTAGCAGACAAATTTGAAATTCCATATTATGTTACAGGCATACCAGATAAAGACAAAAATAAAGGCTCTGATATAGTGATAGAAGAGAGAGACCCAGAACTTGTTTTATCATATAGAGGAATACCTAATACATTAAAAGGCGTTAAAGGAATATACCCTTCTTTTGATGTTACCCCACCTAAATTAATAAGTGCTGTTGTTACAGATAAGGGAATATATTCTCCATACAACTTAGAAGAATATTTTGAAACAGAGACTAGAGATTTCTATTGA
- a CDS encoding RluA family pseudouridine synthase yields the protein MNNLEQITNFINPLYEDNHIIVAVKPPNIPTQADNTGDTSFFENIKDYIKLKYGKQGNVFLGLVHRLDRPVSGVMVFAKTSKAASRLSEAIRNRNFQKTYYCVVKGILLEKENTLENYLIKKTNKLGNIAMVVFENTKNAKKAILHYKVLKEDNIKNLSLLKIELETGRFHQIRVQLSNLGHAIYGDRKYGSYIKYDRDDVPLALFAKSIKFPHPTKNEEIFIEADLPDYNPWNIFNN from the coding sequence ATGAACAACTTAGAACAAATTACAAACTTTATAAATCCCCTATATGAAGACAATCATATTATAGTAGCTGTAAAACCGCCAAACATTCCAACTCAAGCAGACAATACAGGCGATACATCTTTTTTTGAAAACATAAAAGATTACATCAAATTAAAATATGGTAAGCAAGGTAATGTTTTTTTAGGATTAGTGCATAGACTTGATAGACCTGTATCGGGTGTTATGGTGTTTGCTAAAACTTCTAAAGCAGCATCGAGATTAAGCGAGGCTATAAGAAATAGAAACTTTCAAAAAACTTATTACTGCGTAGTAAAAGGGATATTATTAGAAAAAGAAAATACTTTAGAAAATTATTTGATAAAAAAAACGAACAAGCTTGGCAATATTGCAATGGTTGTTTTTGAAAATACAAAAAATGCCAAAAAAGCTATACTTCATTATAAAGTATTAAAAGAAGACAATATTAAAAATTTAAGCCTTCTAAAAATAGAGCTTGAGACTGGAAGGTTTCATCAAATAAGAGTGCAGCTTTCAAATCTTGGGCATGCTATATATGGCGACAGAAAATACGGCTCATACATAAAATATGACAGAGATGATGTGCCTTTGGCTTTGTTTGCCAAAAGTATTAAGTTTCCACACCCTACAAAAAACGAAGAAATATTTATTGAGGCTGATTTACCAGATTATAACCCTTGGAATATTTTTAATAATTAA
- the tsaE gene encoding tRNA (adenosine(37)-N6)-threonylcarbamoyltransferase complex ATPase subunit type 1 TsaE, translating into MKEILKEYNNITIDNIEEVAQYIYKLLKDGDLIIMNGDLGFGKTTFVRLLSRLLQSDDIVSSPSFTLINEYDIILNNKETILRHVDLYRLSSVDELDDIGFKDKIKEDGITMIEWGEKFIEYFDKPYYLFEIEMINNDCRLYRISLIK; encoded by the coding sequence ATGAAAGAGATATTAAAAGAATATAATAATATTACTATAGATAACATAGAAGAAGTAGCTCAATATATATATAAATTGCTAAAAGACGGTGATTTAATTATAATGAATGGAGATTTGGGCTTTGGAAAGACCACTTTTGTAAGACTTCTTTCAAGACTGCTTCAAAGTGATGATATAGTAAGCAGCCCGTCTTTTACCTTAATTAATGAGTATGATATTATATTAAACAACAAAGAAACTATACTTCGCCATGTTGATCTTTATAGGCTTTCTTCTGTGGATGAACTTGATGATATTGGATTTAAAGACAAAATAAAAGAAGACGGAATCACTATGATAGAATGGGGAGAGAAGTTCATAGAGTATTTTGATAAGCCGTATTATTTATTTGAAATAGAAATGATTAATAATGACTGCAGATTATATAGGATTAGTTTAATTAAATGA